A genomic stretch from Alloyangia pacifica includes:
- the xylF gene encoding D-xylose ABC transporter substrate-binding protein, whose product MYKTLLASAAITLGLAVTASAQTVGVSWSNFQEERWKTDEAAIKSALEAAGATYISADAQSSSSKQLSDVESLMAQGVDALIILAQDTQAIIPAVEAAANEGVPVIAYDRLIEDSRAFYLTFDNVEVGRMQARAVLEAAPEGNYVMIKGSPTDPNADFLRGGQQEVLQEAIDSGKITIVGEAYTDGWLPANAQRNMEQILTANDNKVDAVVASNDGTAGGAVAALTAQGLDGIPVSGQDGDHAALNRVARGTQTVSVWKDARELGKAAGEIAVQLAGDAMASDIEGAEEWTSPAGTTLWAKFLEPVPVTKDNLEAVVDAGWISQDALCQGVTDGPAPCN is encoded by the coding sequence ATGTACAAGACCTTGCTGGCCTCTGCGGCCATCACACTCGGGCTTGCCGTAACGGCATCCGCCCAGACCGTTGGCGTGTCCTGGTCGAACTTTCAGGAGGAGCGCTGGAAGACCGACGAGGCCGCGATCAAGTCGGCACTTGAGGCGGCGGGCGCGACCTATATTTCCGCCGACGCACAGTCCTCGTCCTCGAAGCAGCTGTCGGATGTTGAATCGCTGATGGCGCAGGGCGTGGACGCGCTGATCATCCTCGCGCAGGACACGCAGGCGATCATCCCCGCCGTCGAGGCCGCCGCCAACGAGGGCGTGCCGGTGATCGCCTATGACCGCCTGATCGAGGACAGCCGGGCCTTCTACCTGACCTTCGACAACGTCGAGGTCGGCCGGATGCAGGCCCGCGCGGTGCTCGAGGCTGCGCCCGAGGGCAATTACGTGATGATCAAGGGCTCGCCCACCGATCCCAACGCCGACTTCCTGCGCGGCGGCCAGCAGGAGGTCCTGCAGGAGGCCATCGACAGCGGCAAGATCACCATCGTCGGCGAGGCCTATACGGATGGCTGGCTGCCCGCCAACGCGCAGCGCAACATGGAACAGATCCTGACCGCCAACGACAACAAGGTCGACGCGGTGGTCGCCTCGAACGACGGCACCGCCGGCGGCGCCGTGGCCGCGCTGACCGCGCAGGGGCTCGACGGCATCCCGGTCTCCGGCCAGGACGGCGACCATGCAGCGCTGAACCGCGTCGCCCGCGGCACCCAGACCGTCTCGGTCTGGAAGGACGCGCGCGAGCTGGGCAAGGCAGCGGGCGAGATCGCCGTGCAGCTGGCCGGCGACGCGATGGCCAGCGACATCGAGGGCGCTGAGGAGTGGACCTCCCCGGCGGGCACCACGCTCTGGGCCAAGTTCCTCGAGCCAGTGCCGGTCACCAAGGACAACCTCGAGGCCGTGGTGGACGCGGGCTGGATCAGCCAGGACGCGCTGTGCCAGGGCGTCACTGACGGCCCTGCGCCCTGCAACTGA
- a CDS encoding ROK family protein produces the protein MNDEAEIIGCGPFLQSPDSALRPLRQQVFEHVRALGRVPRVQVAKDLRVSPASVTTITSELIETGFLEEVQAPRVGDSGRGRPAVALQVRPGVHHVMGMKLSDIHHTAVLADLSGRVIATASKPREPGQLSVEAVGDVTEALMREVCGAAGVDAASLRGLGLGVPGFVDSDTGLVCWSPILDLRDTDLSPALSQRLGLPVHIDNDANLVTLAELWFGAGRTMSNFAVVTIEHGVGMGFVMNHRLYRGAHGMGMELGHMKVHLDGALCRCGQRGCLEAYVADYALVREARTALNLPDLETRSVRALLESLFSQAKEGNPAAHSIFRRAGRYLSLALANVTNLFDPQLIILSGERMRYDYLYAEGTLTEMKTMMIETGRAAPKVEIHAWGDMVWARGAAALALETLTEQMLGAGREMAAQ, from the coding sequence ATGAACGACGAGGCGGAAATCATCGGCTGCGGCCCCTTCCTGCAGTCGCCGGACTCGGCGCTGCGCCCGCTGCGCCAGCAGGTTTTCGAGCACGTCCGCGCGCTTGGCCGGGTGCCGCGGGTGCAAGTGGCCAAGGACTTGCGGGTCAGCCCTGCCTCGGTCACCACAATCACGTCCGAGTTGATCGAGACCGGCTTTCTCGAGGAGGTCCAGGCGCCGCGCGTCGGAGACAGCGGGCGTGGACGGCCGGCGGTGGCGCTGCAGGTCCGCCCCGGGGTGCATCACGTCATGGGGATGAAGCTCTCGGACATCCATCACACCGCGGTATTGGCCGATCTTTCGGGGCGGGTGATCGCCACCGCCTCCAAGCCGCGCGAGCCCGGGCAGCTGTCGGTGGAGGCGGTCGGCGACGTGACCGAGGCGCTGATGCGCGAGGTCTGCGGCGCAGCCGGTGTCGACGCGGCCTCGCTGCGTGGGCTCGGCCTCGGGGTGCCGGGGTTCGTCGATTCCGACACCGGACTGGTGTGCTGGTCGCCGATCCTCGATCTGCGCGACACCGACCTCAGCCCGGCGCTCTCGCAGCGGCTCGGCCTGCCGGTGCATATCGACAATGACGCCAACCTCGTGACGCTCGCCGAGCTCTGGTTCGGCGCCGGGCGCACGATGTCGAATTTCGCCGTGGTCACCATCGAGCACGGCGTGGGCATGGGGTTTGTCATGAACCACCGGCTTTATCGCGGCGCGCATGGCATGGGGATGGAGCTGGGGCACATGAAGGTGCACCTCGACGGGGCGCTCTGCCGCTGCGGCCAGCGTGGCTGTCTCGAGGCCTATGTCGCCGACTACGCGCTGGTGCGCGAGGCGCGCACGGCGCTGAACCTGCCCGACCTTGAAACCCGGTCGGTGCGGGCGCTGCTGGAGAGCCTGTTCAGCCAGGCCAAGGAAGGGAACCCCGCGGCGCATTCGATTTTCCGCCGCGCCGGGCGTTACCTGTCGCTGGCGCTGGCCAATGTGACCAACCTCTTCGATCCGCAGTTGATCATCCTTTCAGGGGAACGGATGCGCTACGACTATCTCTATGCCGAGGGCACGCTGACCGAGATGAAGACGATGATGATCGAAACCGGCCGCGCTGCGCCCAAGGTCGAGATCCACGCCTGGGGCGACATGGTCTGGGCGCGCGGCGCCGCGGCGCTGGCGCTGGAGACCTTGACCGAGCAGATGCTCGGAGCGGGCCGCGAGATGGCCGCGCAATGA
- a CDS encoding CRTAC1 family protein: MIRAAVLLALVPSLGAAGPVFVDESAGLPAEHVYSGGWEHFVGGGLAAFDCNGDDLPELFAAGGTAPAALFVNRSETGGPLRFEAGALPELTGVTGAYPLDADSDGLLDLFVLRVGPNVVLRGLGECRFEEASAAWKLPQRDAWSTAFAATWEAGQGWPTVFVGNYVDRFDPDGPFEACDSSALIRPGQAGFGAVETIEPGWCTLSALISDWQRSGTPELRLSNDRHYYVKGGYEQMFRLTPLEERTDWAKVSLWGMGIASRDLTGDGLPEVMMTSMGDQLLQFNRGERFEDAPYAQGATAHRPYTGSDGRPSTGWHAEFGDVDNDGRADLFISKGNVDQMPGMAMDDPNSLLMQGADGHFTEAGETAGIATMHRARGAALADLNGDGLLDLAVVNRRAPMELWRNVTEGAGGWVGVAPTQSGVNRQAVGAWVELRSLSGVQAQEVTIGGGHAGGSALPLHFGMGSETEAELRVIWPDGVAGDWQPARAGEVMRVERP; the protein is encoded by the coding sequence ATGATCCGGGCGGCGGTGCTCTTGGCGCTGGTTCCCTCGCTCGGCGCGGCGGGGCCCGTCTTTGTCGACGAGAGCGCGGGCCTGCCGGCAGAGCACGTCTATTCCGGCGGATGGGAGCATTTCGTCGGCGGCGGGCTCGCCGCCTTTGACTGCAATGGCGACGACCTGCCCGAGCTCTTTGCCGCCGGCGGCACCGCGCCCGCGGCGCTTTTCGTCAACCGCTCCGAGACGGGCGGGCCGCTGCGCTTCGAGGCTGGCGCGCTGCCCGAGCTGACCGGCGTCACCGGCGCCTATCCGCTGGACGCGGACAGCGACGGACTGCTCGATCTTTTCGTGCTGCGGGTCGGGCCGAATGTCGTGCTGCGCGGGCTCGGCGAGTGCCGGTTCGAGGAGGCGAGCGCGGCGTGGAAGCTGCCGCAGCGGGACGCCTGGTCCACCGCCTTTGCCGCCACCTGGGAGGCCGGGCAGGGCTGGCCCACGGTCTTTGTCGGCAATTACGTCGACCGTTTCGACCCCGACGGTCCCTTCGAGGCCTGCGACAGCAGCGCGCTGATCCGCCCCGGCCAGGCCGGCTTCGGCGCGGTAGAGACCATCGAGCCCGGCTGGTGCACCCTCTCGGCGCTGATCTCGGACTGGCAGCGCAGCGGCACGCCCGAGCTGCGCCTGTCGAACGACCGCCATTACTACGTGAAGGGCGGCTACGAGCAGATGTTCCGCCTCACGCCGCTGGAAGAGCGAACCGATTGGGCCAAGGTCTCGCTCTGGGGCATGGGCATCGCCTCGCGCGATCTCACCGGCGACGGGCTGCCCGAGGTGATGATGACCTCGATGGGCGACCAGCTCTTGCAGTTCAATCGCGGGGAGCGGTTCGAGGATGCGCCCTATGCGCAGGGGGCGACCGCGCATCGGCCCTACACGGGCAGCGACGGGCGGCCCTCGACCGGCTGGCATGCCGAGTTCGGCGACGTCGACAACGACGGGCGGGCGGATCTCTTCATTTCCAAGGGCAACGTCGACCAGATGCCCGGCATGGCGATGGACGATCCCAATTCGCTGCTCATGCAGGGGGCGGACGGGCATTTCACCGAAGCGGGCGAGACGGCAGGGATCGCCACCATGCACCGCGCGCGCGGGGCGGCGCTGGCCGATCTGAACGGCGACGGGCTGCTTGATCTGGCGGTGGTCAACCGCCGTGCCCCGATGGAGCTCTGGCGCAACGTGACCGAGGGGGCAGGGGGCTGGGTCGGGGTTGCACCCACGCAGTCGGGCGTGAACCGTCAGGCGGTGGGCGCCTGGGTCGAGCTGCGCAGCCTGTCCGGTGTGCAGGCGCAGGAGGTGACCATCGGCGGCGGCCACGCGGGGGGCAGCGCGCTGCCGCTGCACTTCGGCATGGGCTCGGAGACGGAGGCCGAGCTGCGGGTGATCTGGCCGGACGGCGTGGCGGGCGACTGGCAGCCCGCGCGCGCCGGCGAAGTGATGCGGGTCGAGCGGCCCTGA
- a CDS encoding cytochrome-c peroxidase: MRRMGLALVGLTLLAGGAAAETRLPRAVNDADYVETGAEEVALGQLLFYDPLLSGNRNIACATCHHPRFATSDGLSLGIGEGGVGLGPERHVTAEDTPEQRIPRNATALFNLGAHEFTTLFHDGRIEADPSRPGGLRTPMAEDMEQGFSGVLSAQTMFPVLSPDEMAGHYSESDVSKAVRSGRITGDGGAWNIISRRVAAIPDYAARFAAVYPHVAQGRPIHFTDISNAIAAFVAFEWRSDDSPFDAALRGETALAGAAAEGAALFYGQAGCAECHSGPFLTDHDFHAMGAPQLGPGKAERFEHHARDDGRMRVTGREEDRFAFRTPSLRNVLQTGPWGHAGGHDDLAAFVADHAARAEGLGGYARHVVLPALPETKPDWTVMDDPQEVQALVAAAGPGRSLTGGEIEALMAFFETLSDPVALSGRLGVPQTVPSGLPVDR, from the coding sequence ATGCGCAGGATGGGCTTGGCGCTGGTGGGGCTGACCCTGCTGGCCGGCGGCGCCGCGGCGGAGACGCGCCTGCCGCGCGCGGTGAACGATGCGGATTACGTTGAGACGGGCGCCGAAGAGGTCGCGCTTGGGCAGCTGCTCTTCTACGACCCGCTGCTTTCGGGCAACCGCAACATCGCCTGCGCCACCTGCCACCATCCGCGATTTGCCACCTCGGACGGATTGAGCCTCGGGATCGGCGAGGGCGGTGTCGGGCTCGGACCGGAGCGCCACGTCACTGCCGAGGACACCCCCGAGCAGCGCATCCCGCGCAACGCAACGGCGCTTTTCAACCTCGGAGCGCATGAATTCACCACCCTCTTCCACGATGGACGGATCGAAGCCGACCCGTCGCGCCCCGGTGGCCTTCGGACACCTATGGCCGAGGACATGGAGCAGGGTTTCTCGGGCGTGCTTTCGGCCCAGACCATGTTCCCGGTGCTTTCGCCTGACGAGATGGCGGGGCATTACTCCGAGAGCGACGTCTCCAAGGCAGTGCGGTCGGGGCGGATCACCGGCGACGGCGGAGCCTGGAACATCATCTCGCGGCGGGTCGCGGCGATCCCGGACTATGCCGCGCGCTTCGCGGCGGTCTACCCGCATGTGGCGCAGGGCAGGCCAATCCACTTCACCGACATCTCCAACGCCATCGCCGCCTTTGTCGCCTTCGAGTGGCGCTCCGACGACAGCCCCTTCGACGCGGCGCTGCGCGGCGAGACGGCGCTGGCCGGCGCCGCGGCAGAGGGGGCAGCGCTCTTCTACGGGCAAGCTGGCTGCGCGGAGTGCCACTCCGGCCCCTTCCTCACCGACCACGACTTCCACGCCATGGGCGCGCCGCAGCTCGGGCCAGGCAAGGCCGAGCGGTTCGAACACCACGCGCGGGACGACGGGCGGATGCGGGTGACCGGACGCGAGGAGGATCGCTTCGCCTTCCGCACGCCCTCGCTGCGCAATGTCCTGCAGACCGGGCCCTGGGGCCACGCGGGCGGGCATGACGATCTGGCGGCCTTTGTCGCCGACCACGCGGCGCGGGCCGAGGGGCTGGGCGGATATGCCCGCCATGTCGTCCTGCCCGCGCTGCCGGAGACCAAGCCGGACTGGACGGTGATGGACGACCCGCAGGAGGTTCAGGCGCTGGTGGCCGCCGCCGGACCGGGCAGGTCGCTGACCGGCGGAGAAATCGAGGCGCTCATGGCCTTTTTTGAAACGCTGTCCGATCCCGTGGCGCTGTCGGGGCGCCTTGGCGTTCCGCAGACCGTGCCCTCGGGGCTGCCGGTGGACCGCTGA